One part of the Glycine max cultivar Williams 82 chromosome 14, Glycine_max_v4.0, whole genome shotgun sequence genome encodes these proteins:
- the LOC100801574 gene encoding uncharacterized protein has translation MDRSWMQASHTSDEYENGVEQFLQFTELNAPSLRGKYFCPCVKCANGRHHVIAEIRTHLICHGITPTYTRWIWHGELLENPSISQTNPVDVDMGNRIEGMIRDLGQDGFQQAHAPLYDKIENDLKMPLYPGCTAFTRLSAVLALVNLKARFGWNDKSFTELLVLLKKLLPEQNTLPKSQYEAKKILCPVGMSYQKIHACPNECILYRNEFAEMRNCPTCGVSRYKANTDDFVDDISPNNTRPAKVWGRKSDGLLRHPADSSQWKQFDSLYPDFGNEPRNLRVALASNGMNLLGNLSTNHSSWPILLMIYNLPPWLCMKRKYIMLSMMITGPRQPRNDIDVYLAPLIEDLRILWEHGVDVWDGYLQETFTLRAMVFCTINDYPAYGNLSEYSVKGHYACPVCEKGTAFFQLQHGKKIVYTRHRRFLKQYHSYRRLKKAFNGSQEHETAPQPLQGKEVYDRVKDIINIFGKTQKKPPTNKNIWKKRSIFFDLPYWSDLHVRHYIDVMHVEKNVCDSLIGTLLNIKGKTKDGLKCRQDLVEMGIREQLHPISQGSRTYLPPACHTMSTNEKRSFCHCLRMLKVPQGYSSNIKSLVSVNDLKLVGLKSHDCHVLMQHLLPVAIRGILPVNVRVAITRLCFVFNAICSKVIDPATLDELEEEAAIVLCQMEMYFPPSFFDIMVHLIVHLVGEIRMCGPVFLHWMYPIERYMKVLKGYTKNLPRPEASIVERETIFADDGASVTLRLLAVGSNLNVPTWKGYDINNYSFYTKSADDKSTMQNSGVTVDADSNHFCSASDNNPIRASMPYFGVIHEI, from the exons atggatcgaagttggatgcaAGCATCACACACCAGTGATGAGTATGAGAATGGAGTTGAACAATTCCTCCAATTTACTGAATTGAATGCACCATCTTTGCGGGgtaaatatttttgtccatGTGTGAAATGTGCGAATGGGAGACACCATGTAATAGCTGAGATACGAACACATCTTATATGTCACGGGATCACTCCAACTTACACAaggtggatatggcatggggaaTTGCTAGAGAACCCATCAATCTCTCAGACTAACCCAGTTGATGTGGACATGGGAAACCGTATAGAAGGCATGATTCGCGATCTGGGACAAGACGGATTTCAACAAGCACATGCTCCTTTGTAtgacaaaatagaaaatgatttgAAGATGCCTTTGTATCCAGGGTGCACAGCTTTCACAAGGTTGTCAGCGGTATTAGCTCTGGTAAACTTGAAGGCACGATTTGGCTGGAATGATAAAAGCTTCACTGAATTGCTGGTCCTGCTAAAAAAATTGCTTCCTGAACAAAACACGTTGCCAAAAAGTCAATACGAGGCAAAGAAGATTTTATGTCCAGTGGGAATGTCATACCAGAAAATCCACGCATGTCCAAATGAATGCATTTTGTACAGAAATGAGTTTGCAGAGATGCGCAATTGCCCTACCTGTGGTGTATCACGCTACAAGGCCAACACTGACGACTTTGTTGATGATATTTCCCCTAATAACACTCGTCCAGCAAAGGTtt GGGGGAGGAAAAGTGATGGACTGCTCCGACATCCGGCTGATAGTTCGCAATGGAAACAGTTTGATTCCTTATATCCTGATTTTGGGAATGAGCCTAGAAATCTAAGGGTTGCTCTTGCTTCGAATGGAATGAATCTGTTAGGTAACTTAAGTACCAATCATAGTTCATGGCCTATTTTGCTCATGATTTACAACctccctccttggttgtgcatgaagcgaaaatacataaTGCTCAGCATGATGATAACGGGTCCAAGACAACCAAGGAATGATATTGACGTGTATCTTGCTCCATTGATCGAAGACCTGAGGATATTATGGGAACATGGGGTTGATGTTTGGGATGGTTATTTGCAGGAGACTTTTACGTTGCGTGCAATGGTTTTTTGCACCATAAATGACTATCCAGCATATGGCAACTTAAGTGAATACAGTGTCAAAGGCCATTATGCATGTCCTGTGTGTGAGAAAGGTACTGCCTTCTTCCAACTACAACATGGAAAGAAGATTGTATACACAAGGCATCGAAGATTTCTAAAACAGTATCATTCGTATCGACgtttgaaaaaagcttttaatggatctCAAGAACACGAAACTGCACCGCAACCATTACAGGGCAAAGAAGTTTATGATCGCGTGAAGGACATCATAAATATCTTTGGCAAGACACAAAAAAAACCTCCAACTAACAAaaacatatggaagaaaagatccattttctttgatcttccatactggtcTGATCTTCATGTTAGACACTATATAGACGTGATGCACgtagagaaaaatgtttgtgacagttTAATTGGcacccttcttaacattaaaggcaaaacaaaggatggtttgaagTGTCGTCAGGACTTGGTTGAAATGGGTATAAGAGAACAGTTGCACCCAATATCACAAGGTTCGCGAACATATCTACCCCCAGCATGTCACACGATGTCAACAAATGAGAAGAGGAGTTTTTGTCATTGTTTGCGTATGCTTaaagttccacaaggatactcttcaaatataaaGAGCCTTGTATCGGTGAATGATTTGAAATTGGTTGGGTTgaaatctcatgattgtcatgtaCTAATGCAACATCTATTACCTGTAGCGATTCGGGGAATCTTGCCTGTGAATGTTCGGGTTGCCATAACAcggttgtgttttgtttttaatgctaTTTGTAGCAAAGTAATTGACCCAGCAACATTGGATGAGTTGGAGGAGGAGGCTGCCATTGTCCTTTGTCaaatggagatgtattttcctccatcattttttgacataatggtGCATTTAATTGTTCATCTAGTAGGGGAGATCAGAATGTGTGGGCCTGTTTTCCTACATTGGATGTATCCAATTGAACGTTACATGAAAGTGTTAAAGGGGTACACGAAGAATCTACCCCGACCCGAAGCTTCGATTGTCGAAAG GGAAACTATATTCGCTGACGATGGTGCCTCCGTGACTTTAAGATTGTTAGCTGTTGGGTCAAATCTAAATGTACCTACTTGGAAAGGGTATGATATAAACAATTATTCATTCTACACGAAGTCAGCAGATGACAAAAGCACAATGCAGAACAGTGGTGTGACTGTTGATGCCGACTCCAATCACTTTTGTAGTGCATCAGACAACAATCCAATTCGAGCATCGatgccttactttggagttATTCATGAAATATGA
- the PHT1-12 gene encoding inorganic phosphate transporter 1-12 has protein sequence MALEVLEALDSARTQWYHVTAIVIAGMGFFTDAYDLFCISTVSKLLGRLYYFDPSTPNLPGKLPLSVNNMVTGVAIVGTLTGQLIFGWLGDKLGRKKVYGITLILMVICAICSGLSFGATPKSVMGTLCFFRFWLGFGIGGDYPLSATIMSEYANKRTRGAFIAAVFAMQGVGIIFAGLVSMTLSAIFKHYYPAPAYINDPVLSTQPEGDLLWRLVLMIGAVPAMMTYYWRMKMPETGRYTAIIEGNAKQAAADMAKVLDIEIQAEQDKLAEFNASNNYPLWSNEFFQRHGRHLIGTMSSWFLLDIAFYSQNLTQKDIFPAIGLIDKDYQMDAIKEVFETSRAMFVIALLGTFPGYWFTVFFIEKIGRYKIQLIGFFMMSFFMFVIGVKYDYLKNEGKGYFALLYGLTFFFANFGPNSTTFVLPAELFPTRVRSTCHALSAAAGKAGALVGVFGIQCLTVGGESYKIKKVMIILAVTNLLGFFSSFLVTETKGRSLEEISGEDGRESELTPTPNNRVQGSRTETM, from the coding sequence ATGGCATTGGAAGTGCTTGAAGCGCTGGATTCAGCGCGCACGCAATGGTACCACGTGACCGCCATTGTAATAGCGGGCATGGGCTTCTTCACTGACGCCTACGACCTTTTCTGTATCTCCACGGTTTCGAAACTTTTGGGACGATTGTACTACTTCGACCCGAGCACCCCGAATCTCCCCGGGAAGCTCCCGCTGAGCGTCAACAACATGGTTACCGGCGTCGCGATTGTCGGAACCCTCACAGGCCAGCTCATCTTCGGCTGGCTCGGAGACAAGCTTGGCCGGAAAAAAGTGTATGGTATCACCCTCATCCTGATGGTGATCTGCGCCATTTGCTCTGGACTATCGTTCGGGGCAACGCCGAAGTCCGTCATGGGGACGCTCTGCTTCTTCCGCTTCTGGCTGGGCTTCGGCATCGGCGGAGACTACCCGCTCTCCGCCACCATCATGTCGGAGTACGCCAACAAGAGGACACGTGGCGCGTTCATAGCGGCCGTGTTCGCCATGCAGGGCGTGGGAATCATTTTCGCAGGTTTGGTCTCCATGACCCTCTCAGCAATCTTCAAGCACTACTACCCTGCTCCAGCGTACATCAACGACCCTGTCTTGTCCACGCAACCCGAGGGTGACCTTTTGTGGCGGCTGGTTCTGATGATCGGCGCTGTGCCAGCGATGATGACTTACTACTGGCGAATGAAGATGCCGGAGACGGGGCGTTACACTGCCATCATCGAAGGGAACGCCAAGCAAGCCGCGGCGGACATGGCAAAAGTCTTGGACATAGAGATCCAGGCGGAGCAGGACAAGTTGGCTGAGTTCAATGCTAGCAATAACTACCCACTGTGGTCGAACGAGTTCTTCCAGCGGCACGGGCGCCACTTGATAGGAACCATGAGTTCATGGTTTTTGTTAGATATTGCGTTCTACAGCCAGAACCTGACGCAGAAGGATATTTTCCCTGCGATTGGGCTCATAGACAAAGACTATCAAATGGACGCTATTAAGGAAGTGTTCGAGACATCACGTGCGATGTTCGTGATCGCGTTGCTGGGAACGTTCCCGGGGTACTGGTTCACCGTTTTCTTCATCGAGAAGATCGGAAGATACAAGATCCAACTCATCGGGTTCTTCATGATGTCGTTCTTCATGTTTGTCATTGGGGTGAAGTACGATTACCTCAAGAACGAGGGCAAAGGCTACTTCGCTCTTTTGTATGGGTTGACGTTCTTCTTTGCTAACTTTGGCCCCAACAGCACCACGTTTGTGCTGCCCGCCGAGCTTTTCCCGACGCGCGTGAGGAGCACGTGCCACGCACTCAGTGCTGCCGCGGGAAAAGCCGGGGCCCTTGTGGGAGTGTTTGGGATACAATGTTTAACTGTGGGCGGCGAATCGTACAAGATTAAGAAGGTAATGATTATTCTGGCGGTGACGAACTTGTTAGGGTTCTTCTCTTCGTTCTTGGTTACTGAGACGAAGGGACGGTCGTTGGAAGAGATTTCTGGGGAGGATGGGAGAGAGAGTGAACTCACACCGACGCCCAATAATAGGGTTCAGGGATCAAGGACTGAGACGATGTGA